One stretch of Leptospira mtsangambouensis DNA includes these proteins:
- a CDS encoding P-II family nitrogen regulator, whose protein sequence is MKLVVAIIQPHKLEEVKNELTKNEIYRLTVSDVQGYGQQKGKTEVFRGHEYQVNLLRKVRLEIAVNDEFVKPTVDAILKAAKTGPEGKIGDGKIFVMPLEEVIRIRSGERGSKAI, encoded by the coding sequence ATGAAATTAGTAGTCGCAATCATCCAACCACATAAGTTAGAAGAAGTAAAAAACGAACTTACTAAAAACGAAATCTATCGTTTGACCGTGAGTGACGTACAAGGGTATGGCCAACAAAAAGGAAAAACAGAAGTTTTCCGTGGGCATGAATACCAAGTGAATCTTCTTAGAAAAGTGCGATTAGAAATCGCAGTTAATGATGAGTTCGTCAAACCGACTGTGGATGCCATTCTAAAAGCGGCAAAAACGGGACCAGAAGGTAAAATCGGAGATGGAAAAATTTTTGTAATGCCACTTGAAGAAGTGATTCGCATTCGTAGTGGAGAACGCGGAAGCAAAGCCATCTAA
- a CDS encoding ammonium transporter — MNIQLVLRPLLVCALFLLPGFLAAEGELPSPPTIDKSDTAWMLVSSAFVFFMIPGLALFYGGIVRSKNVLSTMMHSFVAIIVMTLQWTIFGYSFAFSGENPYIGNFDLAFLAGINLDSVKGSIPTYVHFLFQGMFAIITPALISGAIAERIKLSAYIVFILVWSTLVYDPVAHWVWADSGWLLKMNALDFAGGTVVHLISGIAGLAAAIVIGRRKGDSGLLTHPNNMTYTLLGSGLLWFGWFGFNAGSGLSVNGLAARAFLVTLIAPAAAGASWLLIEWLHTKKATALGAASGIVAGLVVITPASGYVGVQGALIMGALVSPLCYMAILLKGKLGYDDTLDAFGIHGAGGAFGAILTGIFALELAEGMTLGNQLTAQVISVVVTGLYSFVVSYILALVIEKTIGFRIEEDKEITGLDQEIHGEKGYDIR; from the coding sequence ATGAATATACAATTGGTCTTACGGCCTTTGTTGGTATGTGCCCTTTTCCTTTTGCCTGGTTTCCTGGCGGCTGAAGGAGAACTACCATCCCCCCCTACCATCGATAAATCTGATACAGCTTGGATGTTAGTTTCTTCCGCATTTGTGTTTTTTATGATCCCTGGACTTGCCTTGTTCTATGGTGGTATCGTCCGTTCCAAAAATGTTCTATCAACCATGATGCATAGTTTCGTTGCCATCATCGTGATGACATTACAATGGACTATCTTTGGGTATAGTTTTGCTTTTTCAGGTGAGAACCCGTATATTGGAAATTTCGATTTAGCTTTTCTAGCTGGAATCAATCTTGATTCCGTAAAAGGTTCGATCCCTACTTATGTGCATTTTTTATTCCAAGGAATGTTTGCCATCATCACACCCGCACTGATCTCTGGGGCAATTGCAGAAAGAATCAAACTATCTGCTTATATAGTATTTATTCTCGTTTGGTCAACGTTAGTTTATGATCCAGTAGCACATTGGGTTTGGGCGGATTCGGGTTGGCTGTTAAAAATGAATGCACTTGATTTTGCTGGAGGTACTGTAGTCCATTTAATTTCAGGGATTGCTGGACTTGCCGCTGCTATTGTCATCGGGAGAAGAAAAGGAGATTCCGGCCTATTAACTCATCCAAATAACATGACTTATACGTTACTTGGATCTGGGTTATTGTGGTTCGGATGGTTTGGTTTTAATGCCGGTTCTGGACTTTCTGTGAATGGACTTGCAGCAAGAGCTTTTTTAGTGACACTCATTGCACCAGCGGCTGCTGGAGCCAGTTGGTTACTCATTGAATGGTTACATACAAAAAAGGCAACTGCACTCGGTGCCGCTTCCGGAATTGTTGCAGGTCTTGTGGTCATCACACCTGCTTCTGGTTATGTGGGCGTCCAAGGAGCTTTAATCATGGGAGCCTTAGTGTCTCCATTATGTTATATGGCGATTTTACTCAAAGGCAAACTTGGGTATGACGATACACTCGACGCATTTGGAATTCATGGTGCAGGTGGTGCCTTTGGTGCGATTCTAACTGGAATTTTCGCACTTGAACTCGCTGAAGGAATGACTTTAGGAAATCAATTGACTGCACAGGTTATCAGTGTGGTTGTCACAGGACTTTATTCTTTTGTTGTTTCCTATATACTTGCACTTGTAATTGAAAAAACAATCGGTTTCAGAATCGAAGAAGATAAAGAAATCACCGGACTCGACCAAGAGATTCATGGTGAAAAAGGATATGATATAAGGTAA
- a CDS encoding glutathione peroxidase gives MSEEFYKIKVKRGSEEVPLEQFKDKVLLIVNTASECGFTPQYKGLQETYDRYKGKGLEVLAFPCNQFGQQEPGTDAEIKLFCERTFSTTFPIFSKLEVNGPNTDPLYQHLKKQAPGIFGSVDIKWNFTKFLIDKQGNVVKRYAPITKPEDIEKDIEKLVQA, from the coding sequence ATGTCAGAAGAATTTTACAAAATTAAAGTGAAACGCGGATCCGAGGAAGTTCCTTTGGAGCAGTTCAAAGACAAAGTCCTTTTGATTGTGAATACTGCAAGTGAATGTGGTTTCACCCCTCAATACAAAGGGCTTCAAGAAACCTACGATCGTTATAAAGGAAAAGGATTGGAAGTTTTGGCATTCCCGTGCAACCAGTTCGGTCAACAAGAGCCAGGAACAGATGCAGAAATCAAGTTGTTTTGCGAAAGAACGTTCTCAACTACATTCCCAATTTTTTCTAAACTAGAAGTGAATGGACCAAATACTGATCCACTCTACCAACATCTTAAAAAACAGGCACCAGGGATTTTTGGTTCTGTAGACATTAAATGGAATTTTACAAAATTCTTGATCGACAAACAAGGAAATGTGGTCAAACGATACGCACCTATCACGAAGCCCGAAGATATTGAAAAGGATATCGAAAAACTTGTCCAAGCTTAA
- a CDS encoding MarR family winged helix-turn-helix transcriptional regulator, whose amino-acid sequence MSKLKNPTDEVLLLKNQICFSLYSSMHRLMKIYRPLLAAVGLTYPQYLVMLVLWEEEKMTVSGLGERLQLDSGTLTPLLKRLEQSGFVERKRSSEDERVVVVSLTKNGKHLREKAKDIPEQIFCLSGIEENQAIQLKAILDELGQA is encoded by the coding sequence TTGTCCAAGCTTAAGAATCCCACAGATGAGGTTCTTCTTTTGAAGAACCAAATTTGTTTTTCTTTATATTCTTCCATGCACCGTTTGATGAAGATCTACCGCCCACTTCTTGCGGCGGTGGGGCTTACGTATCCGCAATACCTCGTGATGTTGGTACTTTGGGAAGAAGAGAAAATGACTGTGAGTGGACTTGGAGAACGGTTGCAGTTGGACTCTGGAACACTAACTCCTTTGTTAAAGAGATTAGAACAAAGTGGGTTTGTAGAGCGTAAAAGAAGTTCTGAAGATGAACGAGTAGTGGTTGTGTCTCTTACAAAAAATGGAAAACATTTACGCGAAAAGGCAAAGGACATACCTGAACAGATTTTTTGTTTGTCAGGGATCGAAGAAAACCAAGCAATCCAACTGAAAGCAATTTTAGACGAACTCGGCCAAGCTTGA
- the atpB gene encoding F0F1 ATP synthase subunit A has protein sequence MYLRAISVENKSKYRFFLSFLLVFSLSFTNVFANDSEGHGSEEGFDFSEVMAHHLGDAPIFPLNFGGTIVTEGQHGFDAENHDVFVNHDGVKYHYVGGLDLHITKRVTMMWIACFFMFLVFIPAANLISKNPKKVHNKFTSGVEAFVSYLKENVVDASLDHHGHSYYHYIFSLFFFILFCNLFGLIPSVGELTVAASDALVAVGAVDHTPHSLHTFGEIWSGITPTGDISVTLSLASITLLTIYGTAFSYQGISFVAHAVPKGVPLPLWPLMWALEFIVTHIARSFALTMRLLANMTAGHVMILALLGFIFMSESWLIAPVSVLSSVLIYFLELLVAFLQAFIFSLLTTVFIGTVMHRH, from the coding sequence TTGTATTTGCGAGCTATTTCAGTGGAAAATAAGTCTAAATATCGGTTTTTTTTATCATTTTTATTAGTTTTTTCCCTTAGTTTTACGAATGTTTTTGCAAACGATTCGGAAGGGCACGGCTCTGAAGAGGGCTTCGATTTCAGTGAAGTCATGGCACACCACTTGGGTGATGCTCCTATCTTCCCTCTCAACTTTGGTGGTACGATTGTTACAGAAGGACAACATGGTTTTGATGCCGAAAACCACGATGTTTTCGTGAACCATGACGGCGTAAAATACCATTATGTAGGTGGACTTGACCTCCACATTACAAAACGAGTGACCATGATGTGGATTGCTTGTTTCTTTATGTTCCTCGTTTTTATTCCAGCAGCCAATTTGATTTCAAAAAACCCTAAAAAAGTTCATAATAAATTCACATCGGGTGTAGAGGCTTTCGTTAGTTACTTAAAAGAAAATGTTGTGGATGCATCTCTTGATCACCACGGCCATTCTTACTACCATTACATCTTCTCTTTGTTTTTCTTTATCCTTTTCTGTAACTTGTTTGGCCTCATCCCATCTGTGGGGGAACTAACTGTTGCCGCTTCTGATGCTCTTGTGGCAGTCGGGGCAGTGGATCACACACCACATTCTCTCCATACATTCGGAGAAATTTGGTCAGGAATCACACCTACAGGGGACATCAGTGTCACTCTGTCTCTTGCATCTATTACACTACTTACCATCTACGGTACTGCATTCTCTTATCAAGGAATTTCCTTCGTAGCGCATGCGGTTCCTAAGGGAGTTCCACTCCCACTCTGGCCATTAATGTGGGCCTTAGAGTTTATCGTCACACACATTGCACGTTCTTTTGCGTTAACCATGAGGTTACTTGCCAACATGACTGCGGGACACGTAATGATCCTTGCGTTACTTGGGTTTATTTTTATGAGCGAAAGTTGGCTCATCGCACCTGTATCTGTTCTCAGTTCGGTGCTCATTTACTTTTTAGAACTACTTGTAGCCTTTTTACAAGCGTTCATTTTCTCTCTGCTCACAACCGTGTTCATCGGAACTGTGATGCATAGACATTAA
- the atpE gene encoding ATP synthase F0 subunit C has product MEFGLGYIAVGLAAGLALLGAGIGIGRIGGSVAESISRQPEAAGKIQLVLYVAAGMIEGAALFAVVIALLIALKLNGSIDKTIGAGATKVEQGQ; this is encoded by the coding sequence ATGGAATTCGGTTTAGGATACATCGCAGTAGGACTCGCAGCAGGACTTGCATTACTTGGAGCAGGAATCGGTATTGGTAGAATTGGTGGATCAGTGGCAGAAAGCATTAGCCGCCAACCAGAAGCAGCGGGAAAGATCCAACTCGTTCTTTACGTAGCAGCGGGTATGATTGAAGGTGCAGCACTTTTCGCAGTGGTAATCGCTCTTCTTATCGCGCTCAAACTCAATGGCTCAATTGACAAAACAATTGGTGCTGGTGCCACAAAAGTAGAACAAGGACAATAG
- a CDS encoding F0F1 ATP synthase subunit B: protein MVILAASGFNLLKVNPGLVIWTLVTFSVVVFVLKKFAWDKILHALEERASGIQGDINKAETLRVEAEKSLKEYKDQLFKATEEAHKIVDEAKKDAVALRTKLTEEAHNEVKGIKDNAIREIDLAKSRALSEMQNQIVEMSVLIASEILEKQLKKEDYASFVEKEIAKLDKLKIK from the coding sequence TTGGTTATCCTCGCGGCTTCCGGCTTCAATTTGCTGAAAGTCAATCCGGGTCTGGTCATCTGGACCCTGGTCACTTTCTCGGTTGTTGTCTTCGTTCTTAAAAAATTTGCATGGGACAAGATCCTTCATGCTCTCGAAGAACGTGCTTCCGGCATCCAAGGCGATATCAACAAAGCAGAAACCCTTCGTGTAGAAGCAGAAAAGTCTTTAAAAGAATACAAAGACCAACTCTTCAAAGCGACGGAAGAAGCTCATAAAATTGTAGATGAAGCTAAAAAAGATGCAGTTGCTCTCCGCACAAAATTGACGGAAGAAGCACACAATGAAGTGAAAGGCATTAAAGATAACGCAATTCGCGAAATTGATTTAGCGAAGAGCAGAGCTTTGTCTGAAATGCAAAACCAAATTGTGGAAATGTCCGTTCTCATCGCGAGTGAGATCTTGGAGAAACAATTGAAGAAGGAAGACTATGCTTCCTTTGTCGAAAAAGAGATCGCAAAACTCGATAAACTTAAAATCAAATGA
- the atpH gene encoding ATP synthase F1 subunit delta translates to MSLNQISKVYATALLELAQEANSLESTEEELSSLVDVFFSDESIRHYFLSPLVDPSEKERTAEKSVQGKASEFVANFITLVVRKNRFLYLKDILEDYRTGVDRLKNRSSLRIVSKDSLGKEAVDRITKSISSKFGRDLRVTEQTDPALIGGFKLFIDDFLIDASIRAKLAGTREALLQKKIPVGAFE, encoded by the coding sequence ATGAGTCTGAACCAAATTTCAAAGGTTTACGCAACGGCACTTTTGGAGTTAGCTCAGGAAGCTAACTCACTTGAGTCAACAGAAGAGGAACTTTCAAGCTTAGTTGATGTTTTCTTTTCTGATGAATCAATTCGCCATTATTTCCTTTCTCCATTAGTTGATCCTTCTGAGAAAGAAAGAACTGCAGAAAAGTCAGTTCAAGGGAAGGCATCAGAATTTGTTGCCAACTTCATTACACTTGTGGTTCGCAAGAATCGATTCCTTTACCTCAAGGATATTTTGGAAGATTATAGAACAGGAGTGGACCGACTTAAAAATCGTAGTTCTCTTCGCATTGTTTCCAAAGATTCTCTTGGCAAAGAAGCTGTAGATCGAATCACCAAGTCTATCTCTTCCAAGTTCGGACGCGATCTTCGTGTCACAGAACAAACGGATCCAGCCCTTATCGGTGGATTCAAACTCTTTATAGACGACTTTTTAATCGATGCCTCGATCCGTGCAAAACTTGCCGGAACCCGCGAGGCTCTCCTCCAAAAGAAAATCCCAGTCGGAGCATTTGAATGA
- the atpA gene encoding F0F1 ATP synthase subunit alpha, with the protein MKIKTDEVTSVLKQEIKNFKKDLQVEEVGTVLEVGDGIARVYGLTNVMSGELVEFQNGVRGQAFNLEENSVGVVIFGDYIKIEEGFSVKRVGKIFEVPVGPELLGRVLNPLGEVIDGKGPLNAKKTRPVESPAPGIAMRKSVHEPMQTGIKAIDAMIPIGRGQRELIIGDRGTGKTSIAIDTIINQKGKGVICVYVAIGQKASTVASTIEMLREKGALEYTIIVSANASEPAPMLYIAPYSGATMAEYFMYEEGKATLVVYDDLSKQAVAYRQMSLLLRRPPGREAYPGDVFYLHSRLLERAAKLDDKFGGGSMTALPIIETQEGEVSAYIPTNVISITDGQIYLQSNLFASGLRPAVDVGISVSRVGSAAQIKAMKKVAGTLKSDLAQFRDLEAFAQLGTELDPVTQAQLDRGYRVLEILKQPNNSPSPVEEQVISIFAVTKGFMDTIPTAKVREFESFLLKTMREQHTEILEEIRTAKEVKQEAALQKTIKSIVEHFLAKNN; encoded by the coding sequence ATGAAAATTAAAACAGACGAAGTAACGTCGGTACTAAAACAAGAAATTAAAAACTTCAAAAAAGACCTTCAAGTTGAAGAAGTCGGAACGGTTCTCGAAGTAGGGGACGGGATTGCGAGAGTTTACGGACTCACTAACGTAATGTCAGGAGAGCTTGTTGAATTCCAAAACGGAGTTCGAGGACAAGCCTTCAACTTAGAAGAAAACTCCGTAGGGGTTGTAATCTTTGGTGATTATATTAAAATTGAAGAAGGTTTTTCCGTTAAACGTGTTGGAAAGATCTTCGAAGTTCCAGTAGGACCAGAACTTCTCGGTCGCGTTCTAAACCCACTCGGGGAAGTGATCGACGGAAAAGGACCTCTGAACGCTAAAAAAACAAGACCGGTTGAGTCTCCAGCTCCTGGAATCGCGATGAGAAAATCGGTTCATGAGCCAATGCAAACAGGTATCAAAGCAATCGATGCAATGATCCCAATTGGACGTGGACAAAGAGAGCTTATCATCGGTGACCGTGGAACAGGAAAAACTTCCATCGCAATCGACACCATCATCAACCAAAAAGGGAAAGGTGTGATCTGCGTTTATGTAGCGATTGGACAAAAAGCTTCTACTGTTGCTTCCACCATCGAAATGTTACGCGAAAAAGGTGCTCTTGAGTATACGATCATCGTATCTGCAAACGCATCGGAACCTGCACCAATGTTATACATTGCACCTTACTCTGGTGCGACAATGGCTGAATACTTTATGTATGAAGAAGGAAAAGCAACACTTGTTGTGTATGATGACCTTTCGAAACAAGCCGTAGCTTACCGCCAAATGTCACTCCTACTTCGTCGCCCACCAGGTCGTGAAGCTTATCCTGGGGACGTATTCTACCTTCACTCTCGTTTGCTTGAAAGAGCAGCGAAACTCGATGATAAATTCGGTGGTGGGTCTATGACAGCACTTCCTATCATTGAAACACAAGAAGGGGAAGTATCTGCCTACATTCCTACAAACGTAATCTCCATCACTGATGGTCAGATTTACCTTCAATCCAACCTTTTTGCATCGGGCCTTCGCCCTGCGGTGGATGTGGGGATTTCTGTATCAAGGGTTGGATCTGCTGCGCAAATCAAAGCGATGAAAAAAGTAGCGGGAACTCTCAAGTCTGACTTGGCTCAGTTCCGTGACTTAGAAGCGTTTGCACAGTTAGGAACAGAACTTGACCCAGTAACTCAAGCTCAGCTTGATCGTGGATACCGAGTTCTTGAAATTCTAAAACAACCAAACAACTCTCCATCTCCAGTAGAAGAACAAGTGATTTCCATCTTTGCTGTAACAAAAGGATTTATGGATACAATTCCTACTGCAAAAGTTAGAGAATTTGAATCTTTCCTTTTGAAAACGATGAGAGAACAACACACTGAAATTTTGGAAGAAATTAGAACTGCCAAAGAAGTAAAACAAGAAGCGGCTCTACAAAAAACAATCAAATCGATTGTTGAACATTTTCTAGCAAAGAATAACTAA
- the atpG gene encoding ATP synthase F1 subunit gamma, translated as MATPREIKKRINSVKNTRKITRTMEMVSTAKAKKATNKVNAAKPYADLTRELVSSLSSLAGIIHSPYLRKPDKIRKVAILAIAANRGLCGGFNSNLLRMVKNRIEDLKSKGVEVEVHAAGKKAIAFFKFAKIELVTTHTNIDDKAGSKEANDLASYFMERFANESVDSVEIISTHYYSAATQSPEITTVLPLSMEDTSAKGSSGPEVLYEPDPKTILENLLPMVIKTTFVKIILESVASEHIARRVAMKAATDAAGEMIKLLTRGYNRVRQAKITQEISEIVGGAEAIS; from the coding sequence TTGGCGACACCGCGTGAGATAAAAAAGAGGATTAACTCGGTTAAAAATACGAGAAAAATCACTCGAACCATGGAGATGGTCTCCACGGCAAAGGCAAAAAAAGCCACTAACAAAGTGAATGCGGCGAAACCATACGCTGACTTAACACGTGAGTTAGTATCTTCTTTGTCTAGCCTTGCTGGGATCATTCACAGCCCTTACTTAAGGAAGCCGGACAAAATCCGTAAAGTTGCTATCCTTGCAATTGCCGCAAACCGTGGGTTATGTGGTGGTTTTAACTCCAATCTTCTTCGTATGGTCAAAAACCGTATCGAAGACTTGAAGTCAAAAGGTGTGGAAGTAGAAGTTCACGCAGCAGGAAAAAAAGCCATTGCTTTCTTTAAATTTGCAAAGATTGAGTTGGTAACAACACATACCAATATTGATGACAAAGCGGGCAGTAAAGAAGCAAACGATCTAGCTTCTTACTTTATGGAACGTTTTGCAAATGAATCAGTGGATTCTGTTGAAATTATTTCCACTCATTATTATTCGGCAGCAACTCAATCTCCGGAAATAACAACTGTTCTTCCGTTATCTATGGAAGATACAAGTGCCAAAGGTTCTTCTGGTCCGGAAGTATTGTATGAACCGGATCCAAAAACAATTTTGGAAAACCTTCTCCCAATGGTGATCAAAACAACTTTTGTTAAGATCATTTTGGAGTCGGTAGCTTCCGAACACATTGCACGAAGAGTGGCGATGAAAGCGGCGACAGACGCAGCAGGTGAGATGATCAAACTTCTAACCCGCGGTTACAACCGAGTTCGTCAGGCAAAAATTACACAGGAAATTTCAGAAATCGTAGGGGGAGCGGAAGCCATCTCCTAA
- the atpD gene encoding F0F1 ATP synthase subunit beta, with the protein MNKGKIKQIIGSVMDISFDSGNMPEIYNAVEIQSKVNGKDVTITAEVQQHIGDNTVRAISLQSTDGLKRGLEVVDTGAPISVPVGTKTLGRIFNVLGEAIDELGDLPKDVKKLPIHRNAPSYEEIKPKTEIFETGIKVIDLLAPYIKGGKTGLFGGAGVGKTVLIQELINNIAKQHGGYSVFAGVGERTREGNDLWNEMKESGVIDKTVLCFGQMNEPPGARLRIALSALTMAENFRDESGSDILLFVDNIFRFSQAGSEVSALLGRMPSAVGYQPTLSTEMGGLQERITSTVRGSITSVQAIYVPADDLTDPAPATAFAHLDATTTLSRAISEKGIYPAVDPLDSTSRIMNPQIVGEDHYNTAREVQRILQRYKDLQDIIAILGMDELSEDDKILVSRARRLEKFLSQPFHVAEQFTGRPGKYVKLEDTIRSFKGIIEGKYDTLPEQAFYMVGSIDEAIEAAKQLKG; encoded by the coding sequence ATGAATAAAGGTAAAATTAAACAAATCATCGGTTCGGTAATGGACATCAGTTTTGATTCCGGGAATATGCCTGAGATCTACAATGCTGTAGAAATTCAATCGAAAGTAAACGGCAAAGACGTAACAATTACAGCAGAAGTGCAACAACACATTGGAGACAACACAGTTCGTGCGATCTCCCTTCAATCCACTGACGGACTAAAAAGAGGATTAGAAGTTGTTGATACAGGAGCTCCCATCTCTGTTCCAGTAGGAACAAAAACTCTTGGTCGTATCTTTAACGTACTCGGTGAGGCAATCGACGAACTCGGTGACCTTCCAAAAGACGTAAAAAAATTACCAATTCATAGAAATGCACCTTCTTACGAAGAAATTAAACCAAAAACTGAGATCTTTGAAACAGGGATCAAAGTCATCGATCTTCTTGCTCCTTATATCAAAGGGGGAAAAACAGGACTATTCGGTGGTGCTGGGGTAGGGAAAACCGTTCTCATCCAAGAGCTCATCAACAACATCGCAAAACAACATGGTGGTTACTCTGTGTTCGCTGGTGTGGGTGAAAGAACTCGCGAAGGAAACGACCTTTGGAACGAAATGAAAGAATCTGGCGTAATTGACAAAACAGTTCTTTGTTTTGGCCAGATGAACGAACCACCAGGTGCTCGTCTTCGTATCGCACTTTCTGCTTTGACTATGGCAGAAAACTTCCGTGATGAATCCGGATCAGACATCTTACTTTTCGTAGATAATATCTTCCGTTTCTCTCAAGCAGGTTCCGAAGTATCGGCACTTCTTGGTCGTATGCCATCTGCGGTAGGATACCAACCAACTCTTTCTACTGAAATGGGTGGATTACAAGAGCGGATTACTTCTACGGTTCGTGGTTCCATCACTTCGGTGCAAGCGATCTACGTTCCTGCCGACGACTTAACTGACCCGGCTCCTGCAACTGCGTTTGCTCACTTAGATGCGACAACGACATTATCTCGTGCCATTTCTGAAAAAGGGATTTATCCTGCTGTGGATCCACTCGATTCCACTTCACGAATCATGAACCCACAAATTGTTGGGGAAGATCACTACAACACAGCTCGTGAAGTACAAAGAATCCTTCAAAGATACAAAGACCTACAAGATATCATTGCGATCCTTGGTATGGACGAACTTTCAGAGGATGACAAAATCCTAGTATCTCGTGCTCGTCGTTTGGAGAAATTCCTCTCTCAACCGTTCCACGTAGCAGAACAGTTCACTGGTCGACCTGGAAAGTATGTAAAATTGGAAGACACGATTCGTTCCTTCAAAGGAATCATCGAAGGTAAGTATGACACCCTTCCAGAACAAGCATTCTATATGGTCGGATCGATTGATGAAGCAATCGAAGCGGCGAAACAACTCAAAGGTTAA
- the atpC gene encoding ATP synthase F1 subunit epsilon, whose translation MSKELTLTVISPDKILYQGKAESVILPGSVGYFGILPGHATLVSQLDFGLIKLHTAGKEFRIAIDGGFCEVRNDQIRVLTEGGDSEDDLSHDHAVELLEEAEALPISKDKEILLKKAKVRILLHER comes from the coding sequence ATGAGTAAAGAACTGACTTTAACAGTCATCTCTCCTGACAAAATCCTTTACCAGGGCAAGGCAGAATCTGTGATTTTGCCTGGTTCTGTCGGTTATTTTGGAATTTTACCAGGCCATGCAACTCTTGTCTCCCAACTCGATTTTGGGCTGATCAAATTGCATACTGCTGGAAAAGAGTTCCGAATCGCCATCGATGGAGGATTCTGTGAAGTGAGAAATGACCAAATCAGAGTTCTCACCGAAGGTGGGGATTCTGAAGACGATTTGTCCCATGACCACGCGGTAGAACTCCTCGAGGAAGCGGAAGCCCTTCCCATTTCCAAAGACAAAGAAATTCTACTAAAGAAAGCAAAAGTTCGCATTTTACTGCACGAACGTTAA
- a CDS encoding SLBB domain-containing protein → MRKRIYSEEPIRVRIEGPVLNPGFYSLEAGSNGKDLIEMAGGYLPGAQIKMEDSILEQPLEDGQVLNLGKR, encoded by the coding sequence TTGCGAAAAAGAATCTATTCTGAAGAGCCGATTCGTGTTAGAATTGAGGGACCCGTATTGAATCCCGGATTTTATTCATTGGAAGCGGGTTCAAATGGAAAGGATTTGATTGAAATGGCGGGTGGATACTTACCCGGAGCGCAAATCAAAATGGAGGACAGTATCTTGGAACAGCCGTTAGAGGATGGCCAGGTACTAAATTTGGGAAAACGGTAA